From the genome of Novosphingobium sp. TH158, one region includes:
- a CDS encoding O-antigen polymerase, producing MYELALGFGFIMSLSILVFFVRHQAFSLFHPLTLYSAFHFLIFVIRPILAVLLEYNSVYRGYGFMPTLWDKTTVILAANLGFASFAFFCLRSGNVPVSFRADRLTLEERKRLTQLFVWVLAICGPIAVYSLARNFSGQLYEGIVLDRGTGTMINTKSNGYLTDAQLMLAPMCAVIAWLGRFRLVSLLPMITFVIMRGSMGGRGPFVAALVMLLLFYLYEKRIRYPALRLALAGAAVAALFNWIGEDRGESLREVIGLQQAEEVFVDGEDHAKFMETMDLANMEFFEYIVWVVPQRSGTYDYFLNNLQIFTEPVPRVLWPGKPIGAPIMRVRLWEYGSPIGMTSSLPGMGWLSMGWLGVIIWCGLWGHVLGYVYRRYWESDQSTIKTAAYMIFIASLVLAYRDGSLLTMVKQTGVYMAPMLVWLMVARYFRVPRLADLRQWATMKARQRRRQMPDGPEADPIAPVSPAVPAAPAGPDLPPAVRRRRLALAGRARNPVGG from the coding sequence ATGTACGAATTAGCGCTGGGATTCGGGTTCATCATGAGCCTGTCGATCCTCGTCTTTTTCGTGCGTCACCAGGCGTTCAGCCTTTTCCATCCGCTCACCCTCTATTCGGCCTTTCACTTCCTGATTTTCGTGATCAGGCCGATCCTCGCCGTCCTGCTTGAGTACAATTCGGTCTATCGCGGCTATGGCTTCATGCCCACGCTGTGGGACAAGACCACGGTGATCCTAGCGGCGAACCTTGGCTTTGCCTCGTTTGCGTTTTTCTGCCTGCGCTCCGGCAACGTGCCGGTCAGCTTCCGGGCCGATCGCCTGACCCTGGAGGAACGCAAGCGTCTGACGCAGCTGTTCGTCTGGGTGCTGGCGATCTGTGGCCCGATTGCGGTCTATTCGCTGGCACGAAACTTCTCCGGGCAGCTTTATGAAGGGATCGTGCTGGATCGCGGCACGGGCACGATGATCAATACAAAGTCCAACGGGTATCTCACCGATGCCCAGTTGATGCTCGCACCGATGTGCGCGGTGATCGCCTGGCTGGGGCGTTTCCGTCTGGTGTCGCTGCTGCCGATGATCACCTTTGTCATCATGCGCGGCTCAATGGGCGGGCGCGGGCCGTTTGTTGCCGCACTCGTGATGCTGCTTCTCTTCTACCTTTACGAAAAGCGCATTCGCTATCCGGCCCTTCGGTTGGCGCTGGCGGGAGCCGCGGTTGCAGCTTTGTTCAACTGGATTGGCGAAGACCGCGGCGAATCGCTGCGTGAAGTAATTGGCCTCCAGCAGGCAGAGGAGGTTTTCGTCGATGGCGAAGATCATGCCAAGTTCATGGAGACCATGGACCTCGCCAACATGGAGTTCTTCGAATATATCGTATGGGTCGTTCCGCAGCGGTCCGGCACTTACGATTACTTCCTCAACAACCTGCAGATCTTCACCGAACCGGTGCCCCGCGTGCTGTGGCCCGGCAAGCCCATCGGCGCGCCGATCATGCGGGTTCGCCTCTGGGAATATGGTTCGCCCATCGGGATGACCAGTTCGCTGCCGGGCATGGGCTGGCTCAGCATGGGGTGGCTTGGCGTGATTATCTGGTGCGGCCTGTGGGGCCACGTCCTCGGCTATGTCTACCGGCGCTACTGGGAAAGCGATCAGTCGACGATCAAGACCGCGGCCTACATGATCTTCATCGCCTCACTTGTCCTGGCCTATCGCGATGGATCGCTGCTCACGATGGTCAAGCAGACCGGGGTTTACATGGCGCCCATGCTCGTCTGGCTGATGGTTGCACGGTATTTCCGCGTGCCGCGCCTTGCCGACCTGCGGCAATGGGCCACGATGAAGGCGCGTCAGCGCAGACGGCAAATGCCCGATGGCCCCGAAGCCGATCCGATCGCTCCTGTATCGCCCGCGGTGCCCGCCGCCCCCGCCGGGCCAGACCTGCCACCCGCCGTGCGCCGCCGCAGGCTGGCGCTTGCCGGTCGCGCCCGCAACCCGGTTGGCGGATGA
- a CDS encoding glycosyltransferase, with protein MHKDNSPELPTVALVWAQFAAYHVDRCEAVARRLKGKANVLALEVATTSLHYAWEPSGDVAGAQKVTLFPGQSYNAVPLHRRFMATFRALRRCDWVMIGLSYAEPLMIVLAWTLRLCGVKVVVFSESKEDDKPRRRFVEMGKRIVLGAYCGAIVGATRHIAYFRQLGFRRRPVLPGYDTVSVNRLREQAGGVHAPDGAPFDQRPFVFVGRFVGKKNLLNMIEAFALYAKEEGSRARKLILAGSGEDEEQMRALIERHEIANLVTFTGFLTAPQVSRLLPDALCLVLVSREEQWGLVVNEALALGLPAIVSHQVGSRDALVRHGRNGAVVNSEDPAEIAAAMRWLGQDEQVWREQVAHSHARAWMGDTERLADAVAAMTGLVDDEPAVAAARFARAIGED; from the coding sequence ATGCATAAGGACAATTCCCCGGAACTCCCGACAGTTGCGCTCGTCTGGGCACAGTTCGCCGCTTATCACGTCGACCGATGCGAGGCCGTGGCGCGGCGGCTCAAGGGCAAGGCCAATGTGCTCGCGCTGGAGGTGGCCACGACCTCGCTCCATTACGCGTGGGAGCCATCGGGAGACGTTGCCGGTGCGCAAAAGGTAACCCTTTTTCCCGGCCAGTCGTACAATGCGGTTCCACTCCATCGCAGGTTCATGGCGACGTTCCGCGCGCTGCGCCGGTGCGATTGGGTGATGATCGGCCTTTCCTATGCCGAACCCTTGATGATCGTCCTTGCCTGGACCCTCAGGCTCTGCGGCGTCAAGGTCGTGGTCTTCAGCGAATCCAAGGAAGATGACAAACCGCGCCGCCGCTTTGTCGAAATGGGCAAGCGGATCGTGCTCGGCGCCTATTGCGGCGCGATCGTCGGCGCCACGCGCCACATCGCCTATTTCCGCCAGCTGGGTTTTCGCCGCCGGCCGGTATTGCCCGGCTACGATACCGTCAGTGTCAATCGGCTGCGGGAGCAGGCCGGCGGCGTCCATGCGCCCGACGGGGCCCCCTTCGACCAGCGCCCGTTCGTTTTTGTCGGCCGCTTCGTCGGCAAGAAGAACCTGCTCAACATGATCGAGGCCTTCGCCCTCTACGCCAAGGAGGAAGGCAGCAGGGCCCGCAAGCTCATTCTCGCCGGATCGGGTGAGGACGAGGAACAGATGCGCGCATTGATCGAGCGGCACGAAATCGCAAACCTCGTGACCTTTACCGGTTTCCTGACAGCGCCGCAGGTTTCGCGGCTGCTGCCCGATGCGCTTTGCCTGGTCCTCGTCAGCCGGGAAGAACAATGGGGTCTCGTCGTCAACGAGGCCCTGGCGCTGGGCCTGCCCGCGATTGTTTCGCACCAGGTCGGTTCGCGCGATGCGCTGGTCAGGCATGGCCGGAACGGTGCCGTGGTGAATTCCGAAGATCCGGCCGAGATTGCCGCGGCCATGCGCTGGCTCGGGCAGGACGAACAGGTCTGGCGCGAACAGGTTGCGCATTCGCATGCGCGCGCATGGATGGGCGATACCGAGCGGCTTGCCGATGCGGTTGCCGCCATGACCGGGCTTGTCGATGACGAGCCGGCCGTGGCGGCGGCCCGTTTCGCACGCGCCATTGGTGAGGACTGA
- a CDS encoding glycosyltransferase family 4 protein, with the protein MADVAVFHPGTQHSWQTAMALRDIDRLAWYATSIFYQPDKLPYRIERWLPAPLSERLHREFLRFSHPGLDPAMVRTSGLAEWFERIAARAGFRRLAQRLDAFGNRRFARSLSREIASDRSFALWGFNGSSLAAFETARRVGRTCILDRTIGDFRYYNARMAEVQDRYGEWFLPTERRIGDDQIARDQQEFELADCILVGGPFAAQTIRDHAGPQVAAKVRQFSYCYDEALFGHQPSPEPVPRTGPVKFLFIGQVNPRKGVHHLLEAFGRLPASNAELTILGDLRIPASVFARHADRVNYIPTVARAQVPAIMAQHHVLVFPSYFEGSALSLLEGLASGLALIQTPMSGLGVTEKTGLMLDRPDTDALEAAMASVIADRPRLDAWRAAAQDEARNYTFARYRAGIAAFLDELDL; encoded by the coding sequence ATGGCTGACGTCGCAGTCTTTCATCCCGGAACGCAGCATTCGTGGCAGACCGCGATGGCGCTGCGCGATATCGACCGGCTCGCCTGGTATGCGACCTCGATCTTCTACCAGCCCGACAAGCTGCCTTACCGGATCGAACGCTGGCTGCCCGCGCCGCTGTCCGAACGGCTGCATCGCGAATTCCTGCGCTTCAGCCATCCCGGCCTCGATCCGGCAATGGTTCGCACCTCGGGGCTGGCCGAATGGTTCGAACGGATTGCCGCACGCGCCGGTTTTCGCCGGCTGGCGCAGCGGCTCGACGCCTTCGGCAACCGTCGCTTCGCCCGCTCGCTCTCGCGCGAAATCGCCTCCGATCGCAGCTTTGCCCTGTGGGGGTTCAACGGCAGTTCGCTGGCCGCCTTCGAGACAGCACGGCGCGTTGGCCGCACCTGCATCCTGGACCGCACCATCGGTGATTTCCGTTACTACAATGCCCGGATGGCCGAGGTACAGGACCGGTACGGCGAATGGTTCCTGCCGACCGAGCGACGCATCGGCGATGACCAGATCGCCCGCGACCAGCAGGAGTTCGAACTGGCGGACTGCATCCTCGTCGGCGGGCCATTTGCCGCGCAAACGATCCGGGACCACGCCGGACCGCAAGTGGCCGCCAAGGTGCGCCAGTTCTCCTACTGCTATGACGAGGCCCTGTTCGGCCACCAGCCCTCGCCCGAGCCCGTGCCTCGCACTGGCCCTGTGAAGTTCCTGTTCATTGGGCAGGTCAACCCGCGCAAGGGGGTGCATCACCTGCTGGAAGCCTTTGGCCGGCTGCCCGCAAGCAATGCCGAGCTGACGATACTGGGAGACCTGCGCATCCCCGCGTCCGTATTCGCGCGCCATGCAGACCGGGTGAACTACATTCCCACCGTCGCCCGGGCGCAGGTGCCCGCGATCATGGCCCAGCACCATGTGCTCGTATTCCCGAGCTACTTCGAAGGATCTGCCCTGTCGCTTCTCGAGGGCCTGGCCTCTGGTCTGGCGCTGATCCAGACGCCGATGAGCGGGCTTGGCGTGACGGAGAAAACCGGCCTGATGCTCGATCGGCCTGATACCGATGCCCTCGAAGCGGCGATGGCGAGCGTCATTGCCGATCGGCCCCGCCTCGATGCCTGGCGGGCAGCGGCGCAGGACGAGGCGCGGAACTATACCTTCGCACGATACCGGGCGGGTATTGCCGCCTTTCTGGACGAACTGGACCTCTGA
- a CDS encoding adenine phosphoribosyltransferase, giving the protein MTPEELKHLIRTVHDFPEPGILFRDITTLISHGEGLRACVGHLADMASTAGAAAIAGMEARGFIFGAAVAAHLGLGFIPVRKPGKLPVPTLGIDYALEYGRDRLEIDPGAIRPGERVVIVDDLIATGGTALAAAELLRQAGALIDHALFVIDLPDLHGADRLRGAGLTVQSLMEFPGH; this is encoded by the coding sequence ATGACCCCCGAAGAGCTGAAACACCTGATCCGCACGGTCCATGACTTTCCCGAACCGGGGATCCTGTTCCGTGACATCACGACGCTGATCAGCCATGGCGAAGGCCTGCGGGCCTGCGTGGGCCACCTTGCCGACATGGCCAGCACGGCCGGTGCGGCGGCCATTGCCGGGATGGAAGCCCGAGGCTTCATTTTCGGTGCAGCGGTTGCAGCGCACCTTGGCCTCGGCTTCATCCCGGTTCGCAAGCCCGGCAAGCTGCCCGTGCCGACCCTCGGCATCGATTATGCTCTTGAGTACGGCCGCGACCGGCTGGAAATCGATCCGGGTGCGATCCGGCCCGGTGAGCGCGTGGTGATCGTCGATGACCTGATCGCGACCGGTGGAACCGCGCTGGCCGCGGCCGAGCTGTTGCGCCAGGCCGGTGCCCTCATCGACCATGCGCTGTTCGTGATCGACCTGCCGGACCTCCACGGTGCCGACCGGCTGCGCGGGGCCGGACTTACCGTCCAGTCGCTGATGGAATTCCCCGGGCACTGA
- a CDS encoding cytochrome c1: MIRILSILVGLFFSVVLGYSFVVGAVSTASEGLPKTVEAQFHKHPEPLHLSSDGVFGRFDNQQLQRGFKVYQEVCQACHSLRHVAFRDLKAIGYNDDEVKAIAKTYQVPEYNKDTGEVKTRPGLATDKFPPVLYAGQGVPPDLSLITKARHGGAAYVHSLLLGYQEPPANLPKENRPGAGLHYNPYFANLNIAMPAPLTGDGQVTYTDGTKATKDQISEDVSAFLVWTAEPKQDKRRQTGWAVLGFLLFATVLAYMAKRQIWADKH; this comes from the coding sequence ATGATCCGCATTCTCTCCATCCTCGTCGGCCTGTTCTTCTCGGTCGTGCTTGGCTACTCCTTTGTCGTCGGTGCTGTCAGCACGGCCAGCGAAGGTCTTCCCAAGACTGTCGAGGCGCAGTTCCACAAGCACCCGGAACCGCTGCACCTGAGCAGCGACGGCGTGTTCGGTCGCTTTGACAACCAGCAGCTGCAGCGCGGCTTCAAGGTTTACCAGGAAGTCTGCCAGGCCTGCCACTCGCTGCGTCATGTCGCCTTCCGCGACCTGAAGGCCATCGGCTACAATGACGACGAAGTTAAGGCGATCGCCAAGACTTACCAGGTGCCCGAGTACAACAAGGACACCGGCGAAGTTAAGACGCGCCCGGGCCTCGCGACGGACAAGTTCCCGCCGGTGCTCTACGCTGGCCAGGGCGTGCCGCCCGATCTCTCGCTGATCACCAAGGCGCGTCATGGCGGTGCGGCCTATGTCCACTCGCTGCTGCTGGGTTACCAGGAGCCGCCGGCCAACCTGCCGAAGGAAAACCGTCCGGGCGCAGGGCTGCACTACAACCCCTACTTCGCGAACCTGAACATCGCGATGCCCGCTCCGCTCACGGGTGACGGTCAGGTGACCTACACCGACGGCACGAAGGCGACCAAGGACCAGATCTCAGAAGACGTCTCGGCCTTCCTCGTCTGGACCGCAGAGCCCAAGCAGGACAAGCGCCGCCAGACCGGCTGGGCAGTCCTTGGCTTCCTGCTCTTCGCCACGGTGCTCGCCTATATGGCCAAGCGCCAGATCTGGGCCGACAAGCACTGA
- a CDS encoding cytochrome b/b6: MSFPWANEYKPSHPAMQWLDEKLPLPRFVYNAVGAGYPVPRNLNYFWNFGVLAGFCLVLQIVTGIVLAMHYAGNATVAFDSTEHIMRDVNWGWLMRYAHANGASAFFVVVYLHIFRGFYYGSYKAPREMIWLLGVTIFLLMMATAFMGYVLPWGQMSFWGAQVITGLFGAIPLVGEPIQHWLLGGFAPDNAALNRFFSLHFLLPFVILGVVILHIWALHIPGSSNPTGVEVKSESDTVPFHPYYTAKDGFGLGVFLLIYCAVLFFAPNMLGHPDNYIPANPMQTPAHIVPEWYFWPFYAILRAFTQDFLFFPAKLMGVLAMFSAILVWFFLPWLDKSPVRSGNYRPMYRKFFWFGLIPAMVVLFYCGGAPAEEPYVMLSQLASLYYFAHFLIIVPIVSSIERPEPLPFSITESVLGSEGGKA, from the coding sequence ATGAGCTTTCCCTGGGCGAACGAATACAAGCCGAGCCACCCGGCCATGCAGTGGCTTGACGAGAAGCTGCCGCTGCCGCGCTTCGTCTACAACGCTGTCGGCGCCGGTTATCCGGTTCCGCGCAACCTGAACTATTTCTGGAACTTCGGCGTCCTCGCCGGTTTCTGCCTCGTGCTTCAGATCGTCACCGGCATCGTGCTGGCCATGCACTATGCGGGCAACGCCACGGTGGCCTTCGATTCGACCGAGCACATCATGCGCGACGTCAACTGGGGCTGGCTGATGCGCTATGCCCACGCGAACGGCGCTTCGGCGTTCTTCGTGGTGGTCTACCTGCACATCTTCCGCGGCTTCTATTACGGGTCCTACAAGGCCCCGCGCGAGATGATCTGGCTGCTCGGCGTCACCATCTTCCTGCTCATGATGGCAACCGCCTTCATGGGTTACGTGCTTCCCTGGGGCCAGATGAGCTTCTGGGGTGCGCAGGTGATCACCGGCCTGTTCGGCGCCATTCCGCTGGTTGGCGAGCCGATCCAGCACTGGCTGCTTGGCGGCTTCGCGCCTGACAATGCCGCGCTGAACCGCTTCTTCTCTTTGCACTTCCTGCTGCCCTTCGTGATCCTGGGCGTGGTGATCCTGCACATCTGGGCGCTCCACATCCCGGGCTCGTCGAACCCGACCGGCGTCGAGGTGAAGAGCGAGAGCGACACCGTTCCCTTCCACCCGTATTACACGGCGAAGGACGGTTTCGGACTGGGCGTGTTTCTGCTGATCTACTGCGCGGTGCTGTTCTTTGCGCCGAACATGCTCGGCCACCCGGACAACTACATCCCGGCTAACCCGATGCAGACCCCGGCGCACATCGTTCCCGAATGGTACTTCTGGCCGTTCTACGCGATCCTGCGCGCCTTCACCCAGGACTTCCTGTTCTTCCCGGCGAAGCTGATGGGCGTGCTGGCGATGTTCTCGGCGATCCTGGTGTGGTTCTTCCTGCCCTGGCTCGACAAGTCGCCGGTCCGTTCGGGCAACTACCGTCCGATGTATCGCAAGTTCTTCTGGTTCGGCCTCATCCCGGCCATGGTGGTGCTGTTCTACTGCGGTGGCGCCCCGGCTGAGGAACCCTACGTGATGCTCAGCCAGCTGGCTTCGCTTTACTACTTCGCGCACTTCCTGATCATCGTGCCGATCGTGTCCTCGATCGAGCGCCCCGAACCGCTGCCCTTCTCGATCACCGAATCGGTGCTCGGAAGCGAAGGCGGCAAGGCCTGA
- the petA gene encoding ubiquinol-cytochrome c reductase iron-sulfur subunit: MSQDAGTATPEGHVAEGVRRRDFINIAAVSAAGVGGAATLIPLISQMSASADVLAASSTEIDISQIQPGQAIKGVFRKQPVFIRNLTPAEVAEANKVDVGSLRDPQTLKERTKEGKENWLITMGVCTHLGCVPQGAAEGEVKGEFGGYFCPCHGSHYDTAARIRKGPAPKNLLVPEYEFTSDTVVKIG, translated from the coding sequence ATGTCACAGGATGCGGGCACTGCCACCCCTGAAGGCCACGTGGCCGAGGGCGTGCGTCGGCGCGACTTCATCAACATTGCTGCCGTCAGTGCAGCAGGTGTCGGCGGGGCCGCCACGCTTATTCCCCTGATCAGCCAGATGTCGGCCTCGGCCGACGTTCTTGCTGCCAGCTCGACGGAGATCGACATCAGTCAGATCCAGCCGGGCCAGGCGATCAAGGGCGTGTTCCGCAAGCAGCCGGTTTTCATCCGCAACCTGACGCCTGCCGAAGTGGCAGAGGCGAACAAGGTTGACGTCGGTTCGCTGCGCGATCCCCAGACGCTCAAGGAGCGTACGAAGGAAGGCAAGGAAAACTGGCTGATCACCATGGGTGTCTGCACCCACCTCGGCTGCGTCCCGCAGGGTGCCGCCGAAGGCGAGGTGAAGGGCGAGTTCGGCGGCTATTTCTGCCCCTGCCACGGTTCGCACTACGATACCGCCGCCCGCATCCGCAAAGGCCCCGCGCCGAAGAACCTTCTGGTTCCGGAATACGAATTCACCTCCGACACTGTCGTGAAGATCGGTTGA
- the pgeF gene encoding peptidoglycan editing factor PgeF: MADPVEVIRAKVLDGVPHGFLGRRGGISVGEVAGLNAGLGAGDADGAVAENRARAVAAVLPGARLATVYQVHSPDCVVVTEPWPIEARPHADAMVTDRPGLLLGIVTADCAPVLLADREAGVIGAAHAGWKGAIGGVTDRTIEAMEGLGARRERIAAAIGPCIARASYEVDDGFRERFIAQAPAMAGHFLPGRPGRWQFDLEGYVAARLQSAGIGAIEPLHLDTYADEARFFSYRRATHLGQANYGRQLSLIGL; this comes from the coding sequence TTGGCTGATCCGGTAGAGGTCATCCGCGCGAAGGTACTGGACGGCGTCCCGCACGGCTTCCTCGGCCGGCGCGGCGGCATTTCGGTCGGAGAGGTCGCCGGGCTGAACGCGGGCCTCGGTGCGGGCGATGCCGATGGCGCGGTGGCAGAGAACCGGGCGCGTGCGGTCGCGGCCGTGCTTCCCGGTGCCCGGCTGGCGACGGTCTACCAGGTCCACTCGCCCGATTGCGTCGTCGTCACCGAACCCTGGCCGATCGAAGCGCGGCCCCACGCAGATGCCATGGTCACCGACCGGCCGGGGCTGCTGCTTGGCATCGTCACCGCCGATTGTGCACCGGTACTCCTTGCCGATCGCGAAGCTGGCGTGATCGGCGCTGCCCATGCCGGCTGGAAGGGCGCGATCGGGGGAGTCACCGACCGGACAATCGAGGCGATGGAAGGCCTCGGCGCCCGGCGCGAGAGGATCGCTGCCGCGATTGGTCCCTGCATCGCCCGGGCGAGCTATGAGGTGGACGACGGCTTCCGCGAACGGTTCATCGCGCAGGCACCGGCGATGGCCGGGCACTTCCTTCCCGGGCGGCCCGGGCGCTGGCAGTTCGACCTTGAGGGCTACGTTGCCGCGCGGCTGCAATCGGCGGGAATCGGCGCAATCGAGCCGCTTCACCTCGATACATATGCCGATGAGGCACGCTTCTTTTCGTACCGGCGCGCCACCCATCTCGGACAGGCGAACTATGGCCGCCAGCTGTCTCTGATCGGGCTTTGA
- the pepN gene encoding aminopeptidase N, giving the protein MQNAPAAPPVIRREDYRPPAWLVPEVRLDFALGIETTKVSSRLSVRRNGDDRTLRLNGDGLMAQAVCVDGAPTNSWRMEGDELLLDLPGDAHEIAIETEISPLANTQLMGLYASNGMLCTQCEAEGFRRITFFPDRPDVLSTYTVRMAGERQLFPVLLSNGNCAASGQEADGSHWAEWHDPWPKPSYLFALVAGDLVSTSDVFTTCGGRKVTCNIWVRAGDEDRTHHALRSLINSMKWDEEVFGREYDLDLYNVVAVSDFNMGAMENKGLNVFNTRYVLADPETATDADYDGIEAVIGHEYFHNWSGNRVTCRDWFQLSLKEGFTVLRDQLFSADMGSEPVKRIEDVRVLRAAQFPEDSGPLAHPIRPDSYQEISNFYTATVYNKGAEVIRMMRTMAGPERFRKGTDLYFARHDGEAATCEDFVKAIEEGAGLDLGQFRLWYSQAGTPRVTARLEHSGTTATLHLRQQVPPTPGQPDKQPVPIPLRLALFDPATGAHSGEQLVVLDKAEMGCEFPSHASRPVLSINRGFSAPVAVDAGQSAQDLVFLAAHDDDPFARYEALQSLVVHHLVGVLGGGLSAQERASGEQAICQAMAAVLDDASLDDLMRGELLVLPGEAYLAEQMLAADPVAIWREREALKAHVGRQLQGRFEAMHDRAASVPFSLDAEAKGARKVKTQALVYLAAGAPEEAARRAAAQYDAADNMTDRQGALMALCALDTPLREERLADFHARYRGNALVIDKWFSLQAGSLHRDALAHAEALAGHAEFTLHNPNRVRALYMALASNGHAFHDESGKGYRMIADLILALDPLNAQTAARFVAPLGRWRRIEQRRAAMMRAELERIAATPALSRDTLEQVSKSLG; this is encoded by the coding sequence ATGCAGAATGCGCCCGCCGCTCCCCCGGTAATCCGCCGGGAAGACTATCGCCCCCCGGCATGGCTGGTGCCGGAAGTGCGGCTCGACTTCGCGCTCGGGATCGAGACGACGAAAGTGTCCTCGCGCCTGTCGGTCCGCCGCAATGGCGATGACCGGACCCTGCGTCTCAATGGCGACGGGCTGATGGCACAGGCGGTCTGCGTGGATGGCGCGCCGACGAATTCCTGGCGCATGGAAGGCGATGAACTGCTGCTGGACCTGCCGGGCGATGCGCACGAAATTGCCATCGAGACCGAGATCTCGCCGCTGGCCAATACGCAGCTGATGGGCCTCTATGCCTCCAACGGCATGCTCTGCACGCAGTGCGAGGCAGAGGGTTTCCGCCGCATCACCTTCTTTCCGGACCGTCCCGACGTGCTTTCGACCTACACCGTGCGGATGGCGGGCGAGCGGCAGCTTTTCCCGGTACTGCTGTCCAACGGCAACTGCGCGGCAAGCGGGCAGGAAGCCGATGGCAGCCACTGGGCCGAATGGCACGATCCCTGGCCCAAGCCGAGCTATCTGTTCGCGCTGGTTGCCGGCGATCTCGTTTCCACCAGCGATGTCTTCACCACTTGCGGGGGGCGCAAAGTTACCTGCAACATCTGGGTGCGCGCCGGGGACGAGGACCGCACGCACCACGCGCTGCGCAGCCTGATCAATTCGATGAAGTGGGACGAGGAGGTGTTCGGGCGCGAATACGATCTCGATCTCTACAACGTCGTCGCCGTTTCGGATTTCAACATGGGGGCCATGGAGAACAAGGGCCTCAACGTGTTCAACACCCGCTACGTGCTGGCGGACCCCGAAACCGCGACCGATGCCGATTATGATGGCATCGAGGCGGTGATCGGCCACGAATACTTCCACAACTGGTCGGGCAACCGCGTCACCTGCCGCGACTGGTTCCAGCTTTCGCTGAAGGAGGGCTTCACCGTCCTGCGCGACCAGCTGTTCAGTGCCGACATGGGCTCCGAGCCGGTCAAGCGGATCGAGGACGTGCGGGTTCTGCGCGCGGCCCAGTTCCCTGAGGATTCGGGCCCGCTGGCGCACCCGATCCGCCCCGATTCGTACCAGGAGATTTCCAACTTCTATACCGCGACCGTCTATAACAAGGGCGCGGAGGTAATCCGCATGATGCGGACCATGGCCGGGCCGGAACGCTTCCGCAAAGGCACAGACCTCTACTTTGCCCGGCACGATGGCGAAGCCGCCACCTGCGAGGATTTCGTCAAGGCGATCGAGGAAGGGGCAGGGCTGGACCTTGGCCAGTTCCGCCTGTGGTATTCGCAGGCCGGAACACCCCGCGTCACCGCGCGGCTGGAGCATTCGGGGACCACGGCCACCCTGCACCTCAGGCAGCAGGTGCCGCCCACGCCGGGCCAGCCCGACAAGCAGCCCGTGCCGATCCCCTTGCGGCTGGCCCTGTTCGACCCCGCGACCGGAGCCCATTCGGGCGAGCAGCTGGTGGTGCTCGACAAGGCCGAGATGGGCTGCGAATTTCCCAGCCATGCGAGCCGCCCGGTGCTCTCCATCAACCGCGGCTTTTCCGCCCCGGTGGCAGTCGATGCCGGCCAATCGGCGCAGGATCTCGTTTTCCTCGCCGCGCACGACGACGATCCCTTCGCCCGTTACGAAGCTCTCCAGAGCCTTGTCGTGCATCACCTCGTCGGCGTGCTGGGTGGCGGGCTTTCGGCGCAGGAGCGGGCGAGCGGCGAACAGGCGATCTGCCAGGCCATGGCCGCCGTGCTCGATGATGCCTCGCTGGATGACCTGATGCGCGGCGAACTGCTGGTCCTTCCCGGTGAGGCCTACCTTGCCGAACAGATGCTCGCTGCCGATCCGGTGGCGATCTGGCGTGAGCGCGAGGCGCTGAAGGCACATGTCGGCCGACAGCTTCAGGGCCGGTTCGAAGCGATGCACGATCGTGCTGCGTCGGTGCCCTTTTCGCTCGATGCCGAGGCCAAGGGCGCGCGCAAGGTGAAGACGCAGGCCCTGGTCTATCTCGCAGCAGGAGCACCCGAAGAGGCCGCGCGCCGCGCCGCCGCGCAATACGACGCCGCCGACAACATGACCGACCGGCAAGGTGCGCTGATGGCGCTCTGCGCGCTCGACACCCCGCTGCGCGAAGAGCGGCTGGCCGATTTCCACGCCCGCTATCGCGGCAATGCGCTGGTCATCGACAAGTGGTTTTCGTTGCAGGCAGGCTCGCTCCACCGCGATGCGCTTGCCCATGCAGAGGCGCTGGCAGGCCATGCCGAGTTCACGCTGCACAACCCCAACCGCGTGCGGGCGCTGTACATGGCGCTGGCGTCGAACGGCCATGCCTTCCACGACGAATCGGGCAAGGGCTATCGCATGATTGCGGACCTGATCCTCGCGCTCGATCCGCTGAACGCGCAGACGGCGGCGCGCTTTGTCGCCCCGCTGGGGCGCTGGCGGCGAATCGAGCAGCGGCGGGCAGCGATGATGCGCGCCGAGCTTGAGCGCATCGCCGCCACTCCCGCGCTGTCGCGCGACACGCTGGAACAGGTGAGCAAGAGCCTTGGCTGA